Proteins from a genomic interval of Sinobacterium caligoides:
- a CDS encoding phage tail protein I, with protein MTINIKQAITAVDDVIVFKELHILNGIITGEIAITPLVTNEYDVTAYYLYWGDESGEIVGECFQYFSFDSFDKNGRKAFDLPINIVFSGDRLPLGARSVLVYLENNNEQILYCSRVLWSEESLLPPNASHLEKALAQLTQRVSQLPVELVKLWSPSQCPDNFLPWLADGVSVDNWYVNINDAMSESINRRNIIRNNASVHKHKGTVGSIKRALQSIGIETKITEAWEPGAVIKKPYYFGIELILNGGYAGGSNEQLEADLRRIIDRIKPARSRYKLVITMVQSADITMVPRVGVLEYLHLNMIATLPK; from the coding sequence ATGACGATAAATATAAAGCAAGCTATTACGGCAGTTGATGATGTTATTGTGTTCAAAGAGCTACATATTTTGAACGGAATAATAACTGGTGAGATTGCGATTACGCCGCTAGTAACGAATGAGTATGATGTCACGGCTTACTATCTATATTGGGGCGATGAATCTGGGGAGATAGTAGGCGAATGTTTTCAATACTTTTCCTTTGATTCTTTTGACAAAAATGGCAGAAAGGCTTTCGATCTGCCAATTAATATTGTGTTTTCGGGGGATAGGCTACCGCTAGGGGCGAGAAGTGTGCTCGTTTATTTAGAGAATAACAATGAACAAATTCTCTACTGTAGTCGGGTTCTTTGGAGCGAGGAGTCACTACTTCCGCCGAACGCAAGCCACCTAGAAAAGGCTCTAGCACAGTTGACACAGAGGGTCAGCCAGTTACCGGTTGAGCTGGTGAAACTTTGGTCTCCCTCGCAGTGCCCTGACAACTTTCTGCCTTGGCTGGCTGATGGTGTTTCGGTTGATAATTGGTATGTCAATATCAATGACGCGATGTCTGAGTCGATTAACCGACGAAATATTATTCGCAACAATGCGTCAGTGCATAAGCACAAGGGAACTGTTGGTTCTATAAAACGGGCATTGCAGTCGATAGGTATTGAAACAAAGATAACGGAAGCCTGGGAGCCCGGTGCAGTAATTAAGAAACCGTATTATTTCGGCATTGAGCTAATTCTCAATGGGGGTTATGCAGGTGGGTCAAATGAGCAGTTGGAGGCAGATCTTAGGCGTATTATCGATCGAATTAAGCCGGCGAGAAGCCGCTATAAATTAGTGATTACCATGGTTCAATCTGCCGATATCACTATGGTGCCAAGAGTGGGGGTGTTGGAGTATTTACATCTCAACATGATCGCTACACTCCCAAAGTAG
- a CDS encoding phage major tail tube protein codes for MLPKILKNFNLVVGKFGYAGRVSEIVLPKLSLKSEEFQLGGLDTPAMMDIGMERLECEFTLLEYDAEVIKCFGLTSSKNGSDRNVDLKFRGSFSDGEGGMSSVYIQMSGLCQSLDMGSWRVGGVATLTASFSLRSYCLKLDDAVIVDIDVDNMTRHVADGDFF; via the coding sequence ATGCTCCCTAAGATATTGAAAAATTTTAACCTTGTCGTCGGTAAATTTGGCTACGCGGGTCGTGTTTCAGAGATAGTTTTACCTAAGTTATCATTGAAAAGTGAAGAGTTTCAGCTCGGAGGGCTAGATACGCCTGCCATGATGGATATCGGCATGGAGCGATTAGAGTGCGAGTTTACCCTGTTGGAGTATGACGCTGAGGTTATTAAGTGTTTTGGTCTGACGTCGAGTAAAAACGGATCGGATCGAAATGTGGATTTGAAGTTCAGAGGGAGCTTCTCTGATGGCGAAGGTGGCATGTCATCTGTCTATATTCAAATGTCAGGTCTATGTCAGTCTTTGGATATGGGGAGTTGGAGAGTCGGTGGTGTTGCTACTTTAACCGCTTCTTTCTCTCTACGTAGCTATTGTCTAAAGCTGGATGACGCAGTCATTGTTGATATCGATGTTGATAATATGACAAGGCATGTCGCTGATGGTGACTTTTTTTAG
- a CDS encoding GPW/gp25 family protein, with protein sequence MNNETGKVIDSVSHLKQSIIDIITTPIGSRVMRRDYGCGLFSLIDSPVNATLIAGIRTSVIEALDRYEPRVKVRKVEVNSIESGVISISLEALYLLENRMFTLEDLKVEQR encoded by the coding sequence ATGAACAATGAAACAGGGAAAGTTATCGACTCGGTATCGCATCTCAAGCAATCAATAATAGATATTATAACAACGCCTATTGGCTCAAGGGTGATGCGTCGTGACTACGGTTGTGGTCTGTTCTCGTTGATTGACAGTCCTGTTAACGCGACGCTCATTGCAGGGATACGTACGTCGGTTATCGAGGCCCTAGATCGATATGAGCCGCGCGTTAAGGTGCGTAAGGTTGAGGTGAATAGTATTGAGTCTGGCGTTATTAGCATATCGCTGGAAGCGTTATACCTACTTGAGAATCGCATGTTTACTCTTGAGGACCTAAAGGTCGAGCAGCGATAG
- a CDS encoding RDD family protein: protein MNKDVVYSGFWERTLAALVDNIWIAILVDAILLVLYGSTTINVDDYISLLLRFAVPMLLIVWFWACHASSPGKMMFNLTIVDADSLNQVSKRRLIIRFLAYVVSFVPLLIGFIWMGFDNRKQGWHDKLANTVVVKNEY, encoded by the coding sequence ATGAATAAAGATGTGGTGTACTCAGGGTTCTGGGAACGAACATTGGCGGCCTTGGTGGATAATATCTGGATTGCAATTTTAGTCGATGCAATTTTACTAGTCTTATATGGCTCTACAACCATCAATGTCGATGATTATATTTCGCTCTTGCTTCGTTTTGCTGTGCCGATGCTGTTAATCGTTTGGTTTTGGGCGTGTCACGCGTCTTCGCCGGGTAAGATGATGTTTAATTTGACTATCGTTGACGCTGATTCATTAAACCAGGTTTCAAAAAGACGTTTAATCATACGATTTTTAGCCTATGTTGTTTCGTTTGTTCCTTTATTGATAGGTTTTATTTGGATGGGTTTTGATAACCGAAAGCAAGGTTGGCATGACAAACTTGCAAATACCGTCGTAGTTAAAAATGAGTACTAA
- a CDS encoding nuclear transport factor 2 family protein: MLCPETLRQRANDLVRFHAEADERNEWTFFVEEMYAEDCVYTCEYAGVLLVESIGIEAIKSTHYGRDMAYGWEAWTFPYTGVYIGEENKVINHWMNRGPGRRADGRHYETPGVSFITFNDSGKICRQLDMFDLAHQMKLCDELDGLGLLSASLKESWVKPMKKKLIEMLD; encoded by the coding sequence ATGCTATGCCCTGAAACACTTCGTCAACGCGCTAATGATCTCGTACGCTTTCACGCAGAAGCCGACGAGAGGAATGAGTGGACATTTTTCGTCGAAGAGATGTATGCCGAAGACTGTGTTTATACCTGCGAATATGCCGGTGTGTTGTTGGTAGAGTCGATTGGTATCGAGGCTATAAAATCGACACACTATGGCCGTGATATGGCCTATGGCTGGGAGGCTTGGACGTTTCCCTATACAGGTGTCTATATAGGGGAAGAGAACAAGGTTATTAACCACTGGATGAATAGGGGGCCCGGCAGGCGGGCAGATGGCCGTCACTATGAAACTCCCGGCGTGTCCTTTATTACCTTTAATGACAGTGGCAAGATTTGTCGTCAGCTCGATATGTTCGATCTTGCTCATCAGATGAAACTGTGTGATGAGCTTGATGGCTTAGGGTTGTTGTCTGCCTCATTAAAAGAAAGTTGGGTTAAACCAATGAAAAAGAAGTTGATTGAAATGCTCGACTAG
- a CDS encoding phage baseplate assembly protein V: protein MLMNKLCQIHAKVSDLVVIGRVVDSTDKEKKEKKDEEKEGEGFVKQVVLVEIGEAEEGRSVRLWMPWLAPRAGEDLEYWKPQLDEQVCIVVPSGDLQQGIIVGSLYSDKHDFNKGNMPDESYLKRKEAGKIHSRIYGDGTQIDYDKEKHIFELNQRYEPGGELGVDVVSTLQENSSKILVNLKNKYSLEINEVDDSSSFLVDLNNKCRLEMKEASDSSKFLVNLNSKRCLEISEDGDSSRFLVDLNGKCSLEINEDGDGSVDVKVDKKVRLKLSGDGTIYINAEKIKIVADVEVKGKLDVIE, encoded by the coding sequence ATGCTGATGAATAAGCTATGCCAGATTCATGCGAAAGTTAGTGATTTGGTTGTGATTGGTCGTGTTGTTGATTCTACGGATAAAGAAAAAAAAGAGAAGAAAGATGAAGAGAAGGAGGGCGAAGGGTTTGTTAAGCAAGTGGTTCTTGTAGAAATAGGCGAGGCAGAAGAAGGCAGGTCTGTTAGATTGTGGATGCCATGGTTAGCGCCAAGGGCTGGTGAAGATTTGGAGTATTGGAAACCACAGCTTGATGAGCAGGTTTGTATTGTCGTGCCATCAGGTGATTTGCAGCAGGGGATAATTGTTGGCAGTCTCTATAGTGATAAACATGACTTTAATAAGGGGAATATGCCTGATGAAAGTTATCTGAAACGAAAAGAGGCTGGAAAAATTCACTCGCGTATTTATGGGGATGGTACGCAAATTGATTACGATAAAGAAAAACATATTTTTGAATTGAATCAGAGGTACGAGCCTGGTGGTGAGTTAGGTGTTGATGTTGTCAGCACGCTGCAAGAAAATAGCTCAAAAATCCTTGTTAATTTAAAAAATAAATACAGTTTGGAAATTAATGAGGTTGATGATAGCTCAAGCTTTCTGGTTGATTTAAATAATAAGTGCCGCTTAGAAATGAAAGAGGCTAGTGATAGCTCAAAATTTCTTGTTAACTTGAATAGTAAGCGCTGTTTGGAAATAAGTGAAGATGGTGATAGCTCAAGATTTCTTGTTGATTTGAATGGTAAGTGCTCTCTGGAAATAAATGAAGATGGTGATGGTAGTGTTGATGTTAAGGTCGATAAAAAGGTTCGTTTAAAGTTGTCGGGTGATGGCACTATTTATATAAATGCTGAAAAAATAAAAATTGTAGCAGACGTTGAGGTCAAAGGTAAGCTTGACGTGATTGAATGA
- a CDS encoding phage major tail tube protein has product MIPKVLKNFNLFVDGVGYAGIVDELSLPKLGLHTAEISAAGMDAPIDIDMGMKKLTCQFTLSEYDVNSISHFGLGDGAQVSLKIRGALDNEEGVTPMVVTLHGAWSEVDFGKWKAGEKTSLKVNVSLRYYKLSIGGKDLVEVDVLNMKRIINGVDQLATTRDAIGI; this is encoded by the coding sequence ATGATCCCCAAGGTTCTTAAAAACTTTAATTTGTTTGTCGATGGCGTTGGTTATGCCGGTATTGTTGATGAGCTGAGTTTGCCAAAATTAGGCTTACATACTGCAGAGATCAGTGCTGCGGGTATGGATGCTCCAATCGATATTGATATGGGCATGAAAAAGCTAACCTGTCAATTTACACTGAGTGAATACGACGTTAACAGTATTTCCCACTTTGGCCTTGGTGATGGTGCGCAGGTAAGCCTGAAGATACGCGGTGCGCTGGATAATGAGGAAGGTGTGACCCCTATGGTGGTAACGCTGCATGGAGCTTGGAGTGAGGTCGATTTTGGTAAGTGGAAGGCGGGCGAAAAAACCTCTCTAAAGGTAAATGTTAGCTTGAGATACTACAAGTTGAGTATAGGTGGAAAAGACCTGGTAGAAGTAGACGTGCTGAATATGAAGCGCATCATTAATGGTGTCGATCAGTTGGCAACAACTCGTGATGCCATTGGTATTTAG
- a CDS encoding phage tail sheath C-terminal domain-containing protein yields the protein MSFLHGVEIVELNGGARPIETSSSSVIGLVGTAPIGPVNIPTVIAGSRKEAIEKFGGLGGDCSIPSALDSIFDQTGAVVVVINVLDPSMHSEEKPEADYKLVKGELILNDNYAYDVKITAADHPAEYVLGEDYHFDSASGLVTAIEGSPINTPETLKIAYTVVDPTKVSQDEIEGAVNQEGEYTGIQALMGAESVVHIAPRLLLAPGYTQIKSVTDSLIQVADKLRGIVIADGPGGTDSEAIDYRKSFDSARLYLVDPWVTVYDSKTKKESKKPASPYVAGVITKSDHERGFWWSPSNRPIRGISGTSRPIDFALGDKTARANLLNEQDVATIIRQDGYRLWGNHSCSSDPKWQFISVRRTADLINDALQRAHLWAIDRNINKTYIDDVTGSVNNYLRSLKAKGAIIDGNCWADPEMNTPAEIAAGRVYFDFDFTPPFPAEHITFRSSLVNDYLEEIFA from the coding sequence ATGAGTTTTTTACATGGGGTGGAGATAGTCGAGTTAAATGGAGGAGCGAGACCGATCGAAACCTCGTCTTCATCTGTTATCGGTTTAGTTGGCACGGCGCCAATAGGTCCGGTTAATATCCCGACGGTTATTGCAGGATCGAGGAAAGAGGCGATAGAAAAGTTTGGTGGTCTAGGTGGTGATTGCAGTATACCTAGTGCGTTAGATTCAATATTCGATCAGACAGGTGCTGTTGTCGTTGTGATTAACGTACTTGATCCATCGATGCATAGCGAAGAAAAACCTGAGGCAGATTATAAGCTGGTTAAGGGCGAGTTAATTCTAAACGATAACTACGCTTATGATGTCAAGATCACCGCGGCTGATCATCCGGCGGAATATGTTTTAGGTGAAGACTATCACTTTGACAGTGCCAGTGGTTTGGTGACGGCGATAGAAGGCAGCCCCATCAATACGCCAGAGACACTTAAGATAGCCTATACGGTAGTTGATCCAACGAAGGTAAGCCAAGATGAAATAGAGGGGGCAGTCAACCAAGAGGGCGAATACACAGGCATACAGGCATTAATGGGGGCAGAGAGTGTTGTGCATATAGCCCCGCGGCTGTTACTTGCTCCTGGCTATACGCAAATTAAGAGTGTTACAGATAGCTTGATCCAGGTAGCGGATAAGTTACGAGGCATTGTGATAGCGGATGGCCCTGGCGGAACGGATAGCGAGGCGATTGACTATAGGAAGAGCTTTGATAGCGCGCGACTCTATCTTGTTGACCCTTGGGTGACTGTTTACGATAGCAAAACAAAAAAAGAGAGTAAGAAGCCAGCATCACCTTATGTAGCCGGTGTTATTACAAAGTCAGATCATGAGCGCGGTTTTTGGTGGAGCCCATCAAATAGGCCAATAAGAGGGATTAGCGGCACGTCGCGACCTATCGACTTTGCACTGGGTGATAAGACCGCACGCGCTAACTTGTTAAATGAACAGGATGTGGCGACGATTATTCGCCAAGATGGCTACCGTCTTTGGGGTAATCATAGCTGTTCTAGTGACCCAAAATGGCAGTTTATTAGTGTACGTCGTACCGCGGACCTTATTAACGATGCCTTGCAGCGAGCTCATCTTTGGGCGATAGATCGTAATATTAATAAAACCTATATCGATGATGTGACAGGTAGTGTGAATAATTATCTGCGATCTTTGAAAGCTAAGGGCGCCATCATTGATGGTAACTGCTGGGCTGACCCAGAGATGAATACGCCTGCAGAAATAGCGGCGGGCAGAGTCTATTTCGACTTTGATTTTACGCCACCATTCCCTGCAGAACATATCACTTTCCGTAGCAGTTTAGTCAATGATTATTTAGAGGAGATATTCGCATGA
- a CDS encoding baseplate assembly protein gives MNEFNAIDLSGIPAPDIVETLDYEDVFRSIKDQFDDIYPDISVDSLYESEPIIKLLELFAYREMYLRARINEAVRQVMLTTATGTNLENLAALVGVERRVLIPEDADSSPPVMAIYEDDESLRKNTLYAFEGASTAGPRGAYIAHAKYADARVKDVYVDSLKEGEVTVWVLSREDNGLPKQEILDAVVNQLNDDDVRPITDKVNVLPATVKDFKLDAELYFNPGINVEEVLTRSKSAVSEYLDDQQFLGRPITIAGLYAALYRPGVSNVLLKSPAADCLVSASEALYCDYSSKESFSIVAGV, from the coding sequence ATGAATGAGTTTAATGCTATTGATTTAAGCGGTATACCCGCCCCCGATATTGTTGAAACACTTGACTACGAAGATGTTTTTCGATCGATTAAGGATCAGTTTGATGACATATACCCAGATATTTCAGTAGATAGTTTGTATGAAAGTGAGCCAATAATTAAATTGTTAGAGCTTTTCGCTTATCGTGAAATGTATTTGAGGGCGCGTATTAATGAGGCGGTAAGACAGGTGATGCTAACGACTGCGACGGGGACGAATTTAGAAAACCTTGCTGCACTGGTTGGGGTGGAGAGAAGGGTGCTGATTCCAGAAGATGCAGATTCATCGCCTCCAGTAATGGCTATCTACGAAGATGATGAGAGCTTACGCAAGAATACCCTTTATGCTTTTGAGGGCGCCAGTACGGCAGGGCCGCGCGGTGCTTATATCGCACACGCAAAATACGCGGACGCTAGAGTCAAAGACGTCTATGTTGACTCTCTGAAAGAAGGTGAGGTGACTGTATGGGTGTTATCAAGAGAGGATAATGGCCTGCCGAAGCAAGAGATATTGGATGCCGTAGTCAATCAGCTCAACGACGATGACGTTCGGCCAATTACGGATAAGGTCAATGTACTGCCTGCGACGGTGAAAGACTTTAAACTCGATGCCGAGTTGTATTTTAACCCTGGCATTAATGTGGAAGAGGTTTTAACTCGATCGAAGAGTGCAGTTAGCGAATATCTGGATGACCAGCAGTTCTTAGGGAGGCCTATTACTATCGCAGGTCTATATGCCGCACTCTACCGCCCCGGTGTGAGTAATGTGTTGCTTAAATCCCCGGCTGCTGACTGTTTAGTTTCAGCATCCGAGGCGTTGTACTGTGATTACAGTTCAAAAGAAAGTTTCTCTATTGTCGCTGGTGTTTGA
- a CDS encoding phage tail assembly protein, translating to MSTDVNITLSYPITCHGEVITELHMRRPTVRDRLISERSQGTEMEKELRLLANLCELAPEYAEDLDMVDYLKLQEALSDFLS from the coding sequence ATGTCTACAGATGTAAATATTACACTGAGTTACCCTATTACTTGTCATGGAGAAGTGATTACTGAGCTTCATATGCGTCGGCCAACTGTTAGGGATCGTTTGATTTCAGAAAGAAGTCAGGGTACTGAGATGGAAAAAGAATTAAGGCTGCTAGCCAACCTGTGTGAGCTTGCTCCCGAGTACGCTGAAGATTTAGATATGGTTGACTACCTTAAACTGCAGGAGGCATTAAGCGATTTTTTATCTTAG
- a CDS encoding phage tail protein yields the protein MSVIIQPLITKAGITAMINAQENGFKVKITHVGVGDGVPGGYKALDTQASLKSELHRVEVSGGELIGSKHNQLHITAIVNERSGNPPNHNYDIYEVGFYLSDGTLFAIYASEQDKIAQKVLGTDFLLAFDITLSGVSADAVVIDGDSNLALPLPVARDNLLLGENTVKIHTQYQFDQLFNQGDKTVVEENTTIVLSPIQGTKEGEISCGAWGGVGDEAHNSYNGRPAYILKNSIVLRSGVCIIGFNPYDTVVIKSSADIKVFVGSMDHPVDGVLLEGWSFDGRGGVNSLGGTLVGSGSGGAFYLDHADHCQLNCHVINHKIHNDNNTALGGGIYAVRGENRYLQAQYIISNSADNGGGVANALLANLTITDCQATKAGAVGSGAVGGELSNYHFVGCVGDSAVKGVSNQDGSRIGVGTISPQGALHISSAKNGSCDVILEADTDNNNEADTPSILFRQDGGFDRSNIKQADNELIISNAAERYQDRVGGIIFKTANDQNIDNAVERMNISAEGKVSVKESLSVGNSVGIGTDNPKANLHISSGDAGDCKLILESDTDDNNEGDNASIIFRQDGGYDSSSIRQADNALELVNHATIRGGITLKTTAELGKDKERFHITAGGNVGVGTVTPSHLLDVNGDVVAKRLGLNTGTNTSLHLNVAGYGSMKRLHVGDDQSEDKGLNQGHIKDGDVLADRFVDKKNGNYYVQPSSRSNFVDVVSNGHVAQNSNITNSLTMNNRTPIEIVRFKSGENRDTSDWPPGEWNAVITGFDTGVADIQEDGSGRFMGVQMLISNGQWYIYSLLHTHHDGADWEVDVMFIRKEMSSRRNF from the coding sequence ATGAGTGTAATTATACAGCCGTTGATTACAAAAGCCGGTATTACGGCAATGATCAACGCACAAGAAAATGGCTTTAAAGTAAAAATAACCCATGTTGGGGTTGGTGATGGTGTTCCGGGTGGCTATAAAGCACTTGATACACAAGCCTCTTTAAAATCTGAGTTGCATCGTGTCGAAGTTAGTGGCGGTGAATTGATAGGAAGTAAGCACAATCAATTACACATCACAGCGATTGTTAATGAGCGATCAGGCAATCCACCTAACCATAATTATGATATTTATGAAGTAGGCTTTTATTTGTCAGATGGTACGCTGTTTGCCATTTACGCGTCGGAGCAAGATAAAATAGCGCAGAAAGTATTAGGGACTGACTTTCTGTTGGCCTTTGATATTACGTTATCTGGAGTTTCCGCCGATGCGGTTGTGATCGATGGCGACTCTAATCTGGCGCTACCTTTACCCGTGGCACGTGATAATCTCTTGTTGGGTGAAAATACAGTAAAAATTCATACCCAATATCAGTTCGATCAACTATTCAACCAGGGGGATAAAACGGTCGTTGAAGAAAATACGACTATTGTGTTGAGCCCAATACAAGGTACTAAGGAGGGCGAGATTAGTTGCGGGGCATGGGGAGGCGTGGGTGACGAGGCGCACAATAGTTACAATGGCCGGCCTGCCTATATACTCAAGAATAGTATCGTGCTGCGAAGCGGTGTTTGCATTATTGGCTTTAACCCCTATGACACCGTTGTTATCAAAAGTTCAGCAGATATTAAGGTTTTCGTAGGTTCGATGGATCACCCTGTTGATGGTGTTTTACTAGAAGGTTGGAGTTTTGATGGCCGTGGTGGTGTAAACAGCCTAGGCGGCACATTGGTTGGTAGCGGTAGCGGTGGTGCTTTCTATCTTGATCATGCTGATCACTGCCAGCTTAACTGTCATGTTATTAATCACAAGATTCACAATGATAATAACACGGCGTTAGGCGGGGGGATTTACGCCGTACGAGGGGAAAACCGTTATTTGCAGGCGCAATATATTATCTCCAATAGTGCCGACAATGGTGGCGGTGTGGCTAATGCGCTATTGGCGAACTTAACGATCACAGACTGTCAAGCAACCAAAGCTGGTGCTGTTGGGAGTGGTGCAGTTGGTGGTGAACTGTCTAATTATCATTTTGTTGGTTGCGTTGGTGACTCCGCGGTGAAAGGTGTTTCTAATCAAGATGGCTCGAGAATTGGCGTTGGTACAATATCACCACAGGGGGCTTTGCATATATCAAGCGCAAAAAATGGTTCTTGTGATGTTATTTTGGAGGCGGACACTGATAATAATAATGAAGCAGATACCCCTTCAATACTATTCAGACAGGATGGCGGGTTTGATCGTTCTAATATTAAGCAGGCGGATAATGAGTTGATCATATCCAATGCCGCTGAGCGTTATCAAGATCGTGTAGGAGGCATTATTTTCAAAACGGCTAACGACCAAAATATCGATAATGCCGTCGAAAGAATGAATATTAGTGCAGAAGGAAAGGTGAGTGTTAAAGAAAGCTTATCAGTTGGTAATAGCGTGGGTATTGGCACTGATAATCCGAAGGCTAACCTACATATATCCAGTGGTGATGCGGGCGACTGCAAGTTAATACTAGAATCAGATACCGATGATAATAATGAGGGCGATAATGCTTCAATTATCTTTAGGCAAGATGGGGGCTATGATTCTAGTAGCATTCGACAGGCCGACAATGCACTCGAGTTAGTCAACCATGCCACGATAAGAGGGGGTATTACCCTCAAGACGACGGCTGAGCTGGGCAAGGATAAGGAACGTTTTCATATTACTGCGGGCGGTAATGTTGGTGTAGGCACTGTGACGCCATCGCATCTTTTGGATGTCAATGGAGATGTTGTTGCTAAAAGACTGGGGCTTAATACTGGCACAAACACATCGCTTCACCTCAATGTCGCTGGCTATGGCAGCATGAAACGCCTGCATGTAGGTGATGATCAGTCGGAAGACAAGGGGCTGAATCAGGGACATATTAAAGATGGTGATGTGTTGGCAGATCGCTTTGTTGACAAGAAAAATGGCAACTATTATGTGCAGCCATCGAGCCGATCGAACTTTGTTGATGTGGTATCAAATGGTCATGTTGCACAGAATAGCAATATCACTAACTCTTTAACAATGAATAATCGAACGCCTATCGAGATTGTACGATTTAAGAGTGGGGAAAACAGGGATACGTCTGATTGGCCTCCAGGTGAATGGAATGCCGTCATTACTGGTTTCGATACCGGTGTAGCAGATATTCAGGAGGATGGATCTGGGAGATTTATGGGTGTTCAAATGTTGATTTCGAATGGTCAATGGTATATCTACAGTCTGCTGCATACTCATCATGATGGTGCTGACTGGGAAGTAGATGTGATGTTTATTCGTAAAGAAATGTCATCTCGAAGAAATTTTTAA